In one window of Palaemon carinicauda isolate YSFRI2023 chromosome 2, ASM3689809v2, whole genome shotgun sequence DNA:
- the LOC137622411 gene encoding uncharacterized protein, with the protein MMREVFLMMLGVMLTSWCTGQRIQTVEVGNSRYFISNVSPYSPTLNWFLAYEYCRNIGMELLSLEQSEETSDINTFLTENSYISTDYWTSGNQLGSAMWLWMSTGQPFNSTFNNWAAGGPPLTKSQQSCMSTQDTTWSPHNCMDSKAFICEQTRCFYYNYVTTNRVSSQGNTTVLPGITRITNRPQPIRGTIQSQAGASQTIRQKENEQTFLSSSTEGVDKDNQASNTVVTSETPASTTTPTESTSLDDEFTTTNPLDDPKTVPNIDQIETIASTPLPKPVKVMPIVLPSIDDPSTDAQNNEIIPTERDFSLHLLLPPTKEFSFIEAKPSTTSVPPSLNIMEILSRKETFSWALTDGKSDPSSEV; encoded by the exons ATGATGCGGGAGGTGTTTTTAATGATGCTTGGGGTCATGTTGACTTCATGGTGTACAG GCCAACGAATTCAGACAGTGGAAGTGGGAAATTCACGTTACTTTATTTCCAATGTCTCTCCCTACTCGCCTACCCTCAACTGGTTCCTTGCATATGAATACTGTCGAAACATTGGTATGGAGCTGCTATCCCTTGAACAGTCTGAGGAGACTTCAGATATCAATACCTTTTTAACAGAAAATA GTTATATCAGTACTGACTACTGGACAAGTGGAAACCAACTGGGATCTGCCATGTGGCTCTGGATGAGTACAGGTCAACCCTTCAATAGTACTTTCAATAATTGGGCTGCTGGTGGACCACCTTTAAC AAAATCACAGCAATCTTGTATGAGTACCCAAGACACGACTTGGTCTCCCCACAATTGCATGGATTCTAAGGCGTTCATCTGCGAACAAACTCGCTGTTTCTACTACAACTATGTAACCACTAACCGCGTCTCAAGCCAGGG GAATACAACAGTTTTACCTGGCATCACACGTATCACCAACAGGCCCCAACCAATCAGAGGAACAATTCAATCTCAGGCAGGTGCTTCGCAAACAATTcgccaaaaggaaaatgaacaaactttcCTCAGTTCATCAACAGAGGGAGTTGATAAAGATAACCAAGCCTCAAATACTGTGGTTACATCTGAGACTCCAGCCTCAACTACCACACCAACAGAATCTACATCTTTGGATGACGAATTCACCACTACAAACCCTCTAGACGATCCTAAAACCGTGCCTAATATAGACCAAATAGAAACTATAGCTTCTACACCTTTACCAAAGCCAGTCAAAGTGATGCCGATAGTACTTCCCAGTATTGATGACCCCTCGACAGATGCCCAAAACAATGAGATCATTCCCACAGAACGAGATTTTTCACTTCATCTCCTTCTGCCCCCCACTAAAGAATTCTCATTTATTGAAGCTAAGCCTAGTACTACAAGTGTTCCACCAAGTTTAAACATCATGGAAATTCTGAGTAGGAAAGAAACATTTAGCTGGGCTTTGACAGATGGAAAATCAGACCCATCATCAGAGGTTTGA